Genomic segment of Nitrospinota bacterium:
ACCTTGTTCGAGTGAAAACTCTCCCTTGACTTGCTAAGAATTTTATACTAAAAATCAGGTGTAATCCTTTAGTTCTCTTAGGCTTTAATCTAAGATTTTTGTTCGATTCTTAAAGTTTTGATAAAAACCTTACCATTAGAGATGAGTCCTTATATCACTCAATATTTCAATAGGTTAAGTTCACTGCTAACAATCGGATTTAGACTTGGAAAAAACTTATAAATAAAAAATCGAATGCAGGCTTTTATAAAATCTCGCTTACTTCTCAAATGATATAATTATAAGTATTAGATAGATCCCTTCAAGCTGATAACTTTTTGAAATGAGGGTTTTAAGAATGAAAAAAAAATTGCTCCAAGTTTTGGTTACCCTATCTACCCTAATCTCCTTTTCTTTTCAGGCCATGGCCTATCAGGAAATAAATGTGCAGAACGGAGGAACAATAAAGGGTAATGCCAAGTTGACTGGTAAAATGCCATTTCCTCGAGTATATCACTTGATTCTGTTTCCAAATATTGATATGTGCGCTGAGGTTGATACTGACGATGAAATGAATAGGGTCCTTGATGATTTTAAAATCTCAGCTGATAGGGGACTAAAAGATGTGGTCATATCCCTGGAGCATGTTGAAGCAGGAAAACCTTTCGATAAAGAGCCTATTAATATACTTTCTGAAAACTGCAAATTTTTCCCAGATGTAAGCCTTATTCGACAGGGAGAAACATTTACAGTAGATAATCAAGACGCTGTAATGCACAACAGCCAGGTATACCAGAAGGAACGAGGTAAGATTATTTTAAACATCCCCATTCCTGCAGAGGAAGTTACTGAGGGGAAAGTAACTTTTAAAAAGAATTTCAAAATCATGCAAATGATTTGTGGAATGCATGAATTCATGCAAACCTGGGGGTATAGAGTACAAAACCCCTATTACTTTAAAACTGATGAAAATGGAAACTTCAATATAGGCGATATCCCACCTGGTGAATATGTGGTCAATGCCTGGCACTACCTGATGAAACCGCAAAAAAAGAAAATAAAAATTGCCGCCGGTGAAATAATTGATTTGAGTTTTCAGTTTGATGGTGATGCAGTTGAGCGGCCTTTCTACGAAACAATCAAATCAGGACGAATCAAGAAAGATGCGGTCATTCCAGGAACCGCAAAAGGTAAAGAATTGGGGCGCTAGTTTGAAGTTAACAATACAACCCGATTTTACAATCAGGTATGGTGCGGCCTTTCTATGCCTTTATTTGTCGTTGGTAATTTCAATTCCTGTATGGGGGTTTAGCCCGCCGCCTTCTGAGGATATCCCCAAAAGCTTTGACTATAAAGGTAAGTCCGTAAAACTTAAAAACCTGACCAATCCCTTCAAAAATGAACCTGAAGTCATTAAAAAGGGAGGTACTTTATACACAAAACATTGTTTCTTCTGCCATGGAGATTTACTTGATGGCAACGGGATTTTTGGAAAGAGTTTTTTTCCACCACCTGCCGACTTCACCCGGCTAGACTCCATCCTCTCTCGACCTCAGGCTTACACCTTCTGGCGTATTATGAAAGGAGGCCAGGGACTTCCGGAAAAATATGAGCCATGGAATTCAGCCATGCCAGCCTGGGAGGGCACTCTAAGCGAAAAAGATGCCTGGAAAATCATAACCTACATTTATGAAACTGCCAGTCAAAGGCATGCCAAGCCTGGCAAACAAAGCCCACCATCTCTAGAAAGGGGGAAGCAGGTTTATCTGGATAAATGTGCTTATTGCCATGGTGAAAAGGGCAAGGGTGATGGTCCTGCGGCAGATTATTCTATGCCACAACCGAGAAACCTGACTAAGGGACATATAAAGATACGCTCCACGCCGTTCGGGAAAATTC
This window contains:
- a CDS encoding carboxypeptidase-like regulatory domain-containing protein, which codes for MKKKLLQVLVTLSTLISFSFQAMAYQEINVQNGGTIKGNAKLTGKMPFPRVYHLILFPNIDMCAEVDTDDEMNRVLDDFKISADRGLKDVVISLEHVEAGKPFDKEPINILSENCKFFPDVSLIRQGETFTVDNQDAVMHNSQVYQKERGKIILNIPIPAEEVTEGKVTFKKNFKIMQMICGMHEFMQTWGYRVQNPYYFKTDENGNFNIGDIPPGEYVVNAWHYLMKPQKKKIKIAAGEIIDLSFQFDGDAVERPFYETIKSGRIKKDAVIPGTAKGKELGR